The following are encoded in a window of Mycoplasmopsis verecunda genomic DNA:
- a CDS encoding DNA topoisomerase IV subunit A, which translates to MKKEKEKLVTEKIINETLDRIMADRFGRYSKYVIQQRALPDVRDGLKPVQRRILYAMFGLGLFSDKQYKKSARVVGDVIGKYHPHGDSSVYEAMVNMSQWWKMNIPLLDMHGNVGSIDNDPAAAMRYTEVRLSKISEYIIGDIKKETVKFAPNFDDSEIEPTVLPSIFPNLLVNGSMGIAIGMATDMPPHNLGEIIDATIYRILNPYAQFYDVIKFIKGPDFPTGGVIRGTKGIIEAFDTGRNQKDKIRLFAKYNVYSKDKFKYIEITEIPYGVVKSKLVYDIDNIINNKDIDGILEIKDQSDREGINILITLDADASENSILTYLFQKTDLQVTYSYNNTCIVQNSPKTLGIIQLIDCYINHVKDIKTKTLIYDLEKYKLRLEIVEGFIKVSEITDKVIEVIRKTEGSKSGVIENLINVFDFTKNQATAIAELRLYRLSKTDKEAYLKEKADLLKEIKHINLLLSDDNEFNSFIIDQLSQLKLLFAKPRKTQILDEEFDFSYNETDLIKEEMLNIGLSRGGYIKRLSQRVVDSNNFETYNLKDGDNLIYFGKVNSINNLLIFTSLGNYLIIPAYKIQESKWKDLGFHLSNFADFLLAEEVVSIFEINNWDSLVYIALGTKNGYFKKTLLQDFSVSRINKSYTAIGMEKGDFLLNATICNGSRDIVIVTENGFVSRYSENDLAQYGTKAKGNKGIYLSLNDKVKSFTTVDTSGIVGMMSNDGQIIKIKADKLPFVPKTIKGKPLLKDIKKFSANNMAQINDETQILTRDVLERSFIDDAKSYPISNESPRVYHIGTANCEKTAFNVKYYAQEFKAGEMIFSKERVQTEAKTLEQVKILQDSATEAINKLMEKINKNLEADFKKDK; encoded by the coding sequence ATGAAAAAAGAAAAAGAGAAATTAGTAACAGAGAAAATAATTAACGAAACACTAGATCGAATAATGGCAGACCGTTTTGGAAGATATTCAAAATATGTTATCCAACAAAGAGCTCTTCCTGATGTTAGAGATGGATTAAAACCTGTACAACGTAGAATTCTATATGCAATGTTTGGACTAGGTTTATTTAGTGATAAGCAATATAAAAAATCAGCCAGAGTTGTAGGGGATGTTATTGGTAAATACCACCCCCATGGTGATTCATCAGTTTATGAAGCTATGGTTAATATGTCACAATGATGAAAAATGAATATCCCTCTTTTAGATATGCATGGAAATGTTGGTTCAATTGATAATGACCCGGCTGCCGCTATGCGTTATACTGAAGTTAGACTATCTAAAATATCTGAGTATATTATTGGTGATATTAAAAAAGAAACTGTTAAATTTGCACCGAACTTTGATGACTCGGAAATTGAGCCAACTGTATTACCTTCAATTTTTCCTAACTTACTTGTAAATGGTTCAATGGGGATTGCAATTGGTATGGCAACAGATATGCCACCACATAATTTAGGAGAAATAATTGATGCAACAATTTATCGTATTTTAAATCCTTATGCACAATTTTATGATGTTATTAAATTTATAAAAGGACCTGATTTCCCAACTGGCGGAGTAATACGCGGAACTAAAGGAATTATTGAAGCATTTGATACCGGGAGAAATCAAAAAGATAAAATTAGATTATTTGCTAAATATAATGTGTATTCAAAAGACAAATTTAAATATATTGAAATTACCGAAATTCCTTATGGTGTCGTTAAATCCAAATTAGTTTATGATATTGATAATATTATTAATAATAAAGATATTGATGGTATTTTAGAAATTAAAGATCAATCAGACCGTGAAGGAATAAATATTTTAATTACTCTTGATGCTGATGCTAGTGAAAACAGTATTTTAACCTACTTATTCCAAAAGACAGATTTACAAGTTACATATTCATACAATAATACTTGCATTGTTCAAAATTCTCCAAAAACATTAGGTATTATTCAACTTATTGATTGTTATATAAATCATGTTAAAGATATTAAAACCAAAACATTAATTTATGATTTAGAAAAATATAAACTTCGTTTAGAAATTGTTGAAGGATTTATTAAAGTTTCTGAAATAACAGACAAAGTAATTGAAGTTATTCGAAAAACAGAAGGTTCTAAATCAGGAGTAATTGAAAACTTGATCAATGTTTTTGACTTTACTAAAAATCAAGCAACTGCAATAGCTGAATTAAGACTTTATCGTTTAAGTAAAACTGATAAAGAAGCTTACTTAAAAGAAAAGGCAGATTTATTAAAAGAAATCAAACATATTAATCTATTACTTAGCGATGATAATGAATTTAATAGTTTTATTATTGATCAATTATCACAACTCAAATTATTATTTGCTAAACCAAGAAAAACTCAAATTTTAGATGAGGAATTTGATTTCAGCTACAATGAAACCGATTTAATAAAAGAAGAAATGTTAAATATCGGACTTTCTCGTGGCGGATATATAAAACGTCTATCACAAAGAGTTGTTGATTCTAATAATTTTGAAACTTATAATCTAAAAGATGGAGATAATTTAATTTACTTCGGAAAAGTTAATTCAATTAATAATCTTTTAATTTTTACATCTCTTGGTAATTATTTAATTATTCCAGCTTATAAAATTCAAGAATCTAAATGAAAAGATTTAGGTTTCCATTTATCTAATTTTGCTGACTTCTTGTTAGCTGAAGAAGTTGTATCAATCTTTGAAATTAATAATTGAGATTCACTTGTTTATATTGCTCTTGGCACTAAAAATGGATATTTTAAAAAGACATTATTACAAGATTTCTCTGTTTCTAGAATTAATAAATCTTATACAGCCATCGGAATGGAAAAAGGTGACTTTTTACTAAATGCAACAATATGTAATGGTTCTAGAGATATTGTTATTGTTACCGAAAATGGTTTTGTGTCAAGATATAGTGAAAATGATTTAGCTCAATATGGAACTAAAGCGAAAGGTAATAAAGGAATATATCTTTCACTAAATGATAAGGTTAAATCTTTTACAACCGTAGATACTAGTGGAATTGTTGGAATGATGTCTAATGATGGTCAAATTATTAAAATTAAAGCTGATAAATTACCATTTGTTCCAAAAACTATTAAAGGTAAACCACTTCTAAAAGATATTAAGAAATTTAGTGCTAATAATATGGCTCAAATTAATGATGAAACTCAAATTCTAACTCGTGATGTATTAGAACGTAGTTTTATTGATGATGCTAAATCATATCCAATTTCTAATGAATCTCCACGTGTTTATCATATTGGAACTGCTAATTGTGAAAAAACAGCTTTCAACGTTAAATATTATGCTCAAGAATTTAAAGCTGGTGAAATGATATTTAGTAAGGAACGTGTACAAACTGAAGCTAAAACATTAGAACAAGTAAAAATACTACAAGATTCAGCAACTGAAGCAATTAATAAATTAATGGAAAAAATAAATAAAAACCTTGAGGCTGACTTTAAAAAAGATAAATAG
- a CDS encoding TIGR00282 family metallophosphoesterase: protein MKNKSINILFLGDIFGEPGVKTVEKYLPSLIKDFSVDFTIAQGENVTGRKGLDKNDYDRLSQAGVNAFTMGNHVWANSDIENFIDNSNVIRPFNINLDYPGQGSKLFNVKNSTLRVTSIMGITFNELMSPWKETHANNFFDAMDDLIQNFPKTDFHFVDFHAETTSEKNVFALYLDGKVDAICGTHTHVQTNDARILPNGTCYVTDAGMTGPMNSAIGANFDEVYHKMRFDAHERFKVSTNNTQLNGVLIKLDKQNGNSIELINIANISIDN from the coding sequence ATGAAAAATAAATCAATTAATATCTTATTTTTAGGAGATATTTTTGGTGAACCAGGTGTGAAGACAGTAGAAAAATATCTACCATCACTAATCAAAGATTTTTCAGTAGATTTCACTATAGCACAAGGCGAAAATGTTACTGGTAGAAAAGGATTAGATAAAAACGATTATGATAGACTTTCACAAGCTGGTGTCAATGCTTTTACAATGGGAAACCATGTTTGAGCAAATAGTGATATAGAAAATTTTATTGACAATAGTAATGTAATTAGACCATTTAATATTAATTTAGATTATCCAGGCCAAGGAAGTAAGTTATTTAATGTTAAAAATTCAACATTGAGAGTTACTTCAATTATGGGTATTACATTTAATGAATTAATGTCTCCTTGAAAGGAAACACATGCTAATAATTTCTTTGATGCGATGGATGACTTAATTCAAAATTTCCCTAAAACTGATTTTCATTTTGTTGACTTTCATGCCGAAACTACAAGTGAAAAAAATGTTTTTGCTCTTTATTTAGATGGAAAAGTTGATGCAATTTGTGGAACTCATACTCATGTGCAAACTAATGACGCAAGAATATTACCAAATGGTACATGTTATGTGACTGATGCAGGTATGACAGGGCCAATGAATTCGGCTATTGGAGCAAATTTTGATGAAGTTTACCACAAGATGAGATTTGATGCTCATGAACGTTTTAAAGTTAGCACCAATAATACTCAATTAAATGGGGTGCTGATAAAATTAGATAAACAAAATGGTAATTCTATTGAATTAATTAATATTGCTAATATCTCTATAGATAACTAA
- a CDS encoding S8 family serine peptidase: protein MKLQKILKLFPLGIVPLISLTSFVSASANNEINNAEKYYDLFKKLNIIDDIRSLPKQKTPSIGIIDGDYVDHSVYYTHSFSGKGTLYTFNDNVFADNINKYNIDDYFQLSISDKNKSDNGAKWYGEHANTIVDLMAGINGISRYSDIYSARVGWNIPDYPSNSNLTKFEWETYHWNKQLVKILRGMLYNNVSVVNMSLGFQTPFEIFNRVKWYRSISKFEKYINHLSFISKLEQKNIWDETEEWWKNKLSKYQLIIEDISVQSYKMQALYILNFYYRIMASSELYLSFWNIFIDSDSSSNKLVINEYSRINDVFDIPENVKDEFNKLNKNIEANFFETWLTSYIKYLWSDVITKGETEFEQVEFNKNINKFYNKFYLLNSFSEIIDSYANLYNMKIVISAGNSEGNLHILRYLSKYVKELQNKNNKYTNTEFDILNNTQPGKNSKNAIYVGSVNPWGYPSNFSTQGELFREDYPLVSSSGETKWNFNGNNEKIGLEKELIGTSFAAPTIAGFITLLEAKLNRRISIPEIKSALATYSKQYALGGNDVYYYFGDKGGTLNGAEYQGIHENNALHLSGYGVPDFKKVLASLKNHSDYWINIDFKQSNSDFLHNNKIIRHNANSKNATYTIHFNSSEVDEILKRLVSAENIKIPIIQYTNQQYKTTKTSLAWSNHLYKSFWNNINNDDKDIVYNQELKNIFIQVADVFDLYVQKPYQTEKDVHTKKLFSNGRNTTVEQIVITQRDRNDYLINDKLYLEIKMPNIKSKYKEMFIKQLKKFLLKNTLAVSTEVTNEK from the coding sequence ATGAAACTTCAAAAAATATTGAAATTATTTCCGTTAGGTATTGTACCACTTATTAGCTTAACATCATTTGTTAGTGCTAGTGCAAATAATGAAATCAATAATGCTGAGAAATATTATGATTTATTTAAAAAACTAAATATTATTGATGATATAAGATCCTTACCTAAACAAAAAACTCCATCAATTGGGATAATTGATGGTGATTATGTTGATCATAGTGTTTATTATACTCATTCTTTTAGTGGCAAGGGAACTCTATATACTTTTAATGATAATGTATTTGCAGACAATATTAATAAATATAATATAGATGATTATTTTCAATTATCCATTAGTGACAAAAATAAAAGTGATAATGGTGCTAAATGGTATGGTGAACATGCAAATACAATTGTGGATTTAATGGCTGGAATTAACGGAATTTCTAGATATTCTGATATATATTCAGCAAGAGTAGGATGAAATATACCAGATTATCCAAGTAATTCAAATTTAACAAAATTTGAATGAGAAACTTATCATTGAAATAAACAATTAGTAAAAATTCTACGTGGTATGTTGTATAACAATGTTAGTGTTGTTAATATGAGTTTAGGTTTTCAAACACCATTCGAGATATTTAATCGAGTTAAATGATATAGGTCAATTTCAAAATTTGAAAAATATATTAACCATCTTAGTTTTATTTCGAAACTAGAACAGAAAAATATTTGAGATGAAACAGAAGAATGGTGAAAGAATAAATTATCAAAATATCAACTAATTATTGAAGATATAAGTGTACAGAGCTATAAAATGCAGGCTTTATATATTTTGAATTTCTATTATAGAATAATGGCATCAAGTGAATTATATTTATCTTTCTGAAATATATTTATTGATAGCGACTCCTCTTCGAATAAACTAGTAATTAATGAGTATTCTAGAATAAATGATGTTTTTGATATACCAGAAAATGTTAAAGATGAATTTAATAAATTAAATAAAAATATCGAAGCAAATTTCTTTGAAACTTGATTAACATCATATATTAAATACTTATGATCTGATGTAATTACAAAAGGTGAAACAGAATTTGAACAAGTTGAATTCAACAAAAATATAAACAAATTTTATAATAAATTTTATCTATTAAATTCATTTTCGGAAATCATAGACTCATATGCTAATTTATATAATATGAAAATTGTTATTTCAGCTGGTAACAGTGAAGGTAACTTACATATATTGCGTTATTTATCTAAATATGTTAAAGAACTTCAAAACAAAAACAACAAATACACAAATACAGAATTTGATATTTTAAATAATACTCAACCAGGCAAAAATTCAAAAAATGCTATTTATGTGGGTTCAGTGAATCCTTGGGGTTACCCATCTAATTTTTCTACACAAGGCGAATTATTCAGAGAAGACTATCCATTAGTTTCGAGTTCAGGCGAAACTAAATGAAATTTCAATGGTAATAATGAAAAAATCGGACTGGAAAAAGAATTAATAGGGACAAGTTTTGCAGCTCCAACTATCGCTGGATTTATAACACTTTTAGAAGCAAAATTAAATAGAAGAATATCTATACCAGAAATTAAATCTGCATTAGCTACATATTCTAAACAATATGCTTTGGGCGGAAATGATGTGTATTATTATTTTGGCGATAAAGGTGGCACTTTAAATGGTGCAGAATATCAAGGAATACATGAAAATAATGCATTACATTTATCAGGATATGGGGTACCAGATTTTAAAAAAGTCTTGGCTTCTTTAAAAAATCATTCTGATTACTGAATTAATATAGATTTCAAACAAAGTAATAGCGATTTTCTTCACAATAATAAAATAATAAGACATAATGCTAATAGCAAAAATGCTACATATACAATACATTTTAACTCTTCAGAAGTAGATGAAATCTTAAAAAGATTAGTATCTGCAGAAAACATAAAGATTCCAATAATTCAATATACCAATCAACAATATAAAACAACAAAGACATCACTTGCTTGGTCAAATCATTTGTATAAGTCATTTTGAAATAATATCAATAATGATGATAAGGATATTGTTTATAATCAAGAACTAAAAAATATATTCATTCAAGTTGCGGATGTTTTTGATTTATATGTACAGAAGCCATATCAAACCGAAAAAGATGTTCATACAAAAAAATTATTTAGTAACGGAAGAAACACGACAGTGGAACAAATAGTAATTACACAAAGAGATAGAAATGATTATTTAATAAATGACAAATTGTATTTAGAAATAAAAATGCCAAATATAAAATCTAAATATAAAGAGATGTTTATTAAGCAATTAAAGAAATTCCTTTTAAAAAATACATTGGCTGTATCAACTGAGGTTACAAATGAGAAATAA
- a CDS encoding IS1634 family transposase, translated as MPTIHELSEIYNLQNVTVVADKGMNSAQNKDYVKYQNMHYIFPIRLKGESHKFKQYVVSETDYQKVDGLLYKEIQQVDDREENRIKYRRIVIYDTWKAKRDKILRKEVLDRFDKIKGKDGTATAKAWFPIRNINSSKKFKNQKIAIDEEMLKEDAKLDGYVAFETTRYDLTAREIVDIYKKQWTIERKFQNLKSTLDARPMYVRTDNHIFGHITICFLGLVVLNYLTWYINHKQKDKWGVLDRVTPSQIIESIKVAKINFTKVDGKITYSSSWDNEIFRNEIELYREIKMLVSDGFFCVIFTMSKNIALRCRAIYFFTLLTWKHRLMRAMNSLAEADLSLIVIDATQEEVSHFDSRIIGYALEHEKPVIIVINKWDLVEKETNTMAQYEKKLRNKFHFVPWVPFVFISAKYNQRLNKLYDTINMVRTNLEREIKPAMLSNLIMDIQMIQPAVPFNGGRLNIYFVRQEKGKIPTFTFFVNNKKYLHFSYQRFLENQLRETFDFRGCPIKMNFKNKQNAIE; from the coding sequence ATCCCTACAATTCATGAATTAAGTGAAATATACAATTTACAAAATGTAACTGTTGTTGCAGACAAAGGAATGAATTCGGCACAAAATAAGGATTATGTAAAGTATCAAAATATGCATTATATTTTTCCCATTAGATTGAAAGGCGAATCACACAAATTCAAGCAATATGTAGTTAGTGAAACTGATTACCAAAAAGTTGATGGTTTATTATATAAAGAAATTCAACAAGTAGATGATAGAGAAGAAAATAGAATAAAATATAGAAGAATTGTTATATATGACACTTGAAAAGCTAAAAGAGACAAGATATTAAGAAAAGAAGTGCTCGATAGATTTGACAAAATCAAAGGAAAAGACGGTACTGCAACAGCAAAAGCATGATTTCCTATAAGAAATATAAATTCTTCAAAGAAATTCAAGAATCAAAAGATTGCAATAGATGAAGAAATGCTAAAAGAAGATGCTAAACTTGATGGTTATGTCGCATTCGAAACAACTAGATATGACCTAACCGCAAGAGAAATAGTTGATATATACAAAAAACAATGAACAATTGAGAGAAAATTTCAGAATCTTAAATCAACATTAGATGCTAGACCAATGTATGTAAGAACAGATAATCACATTTTTGGACATATAACCATTTGTTTTTTAGGATTAGTTGTATTAAATTATTTAACTTGATATATAAATCATAAGCAAAAAGATAAATGAGGTGTTTTAGATAGAGTTACTCCATCTCAAATAATTGAATCAATAAAAGTAGCTAAAATAAACTTCACTAAAGTTGATGGCAAAATTACTTATTCATCTTCATGAGATAATGAGATATTTAGAAATGAAATTGAGTTATACAGAGAAATAAAAATGCTTGTATCTGATGGTTTTTTCTGTGTAATTTTCACTATGTCAAAAAATATAGCCCTACGCTGTAGAGCTATTTATTTTTTCACTTTGTTAACTTGGAAACATAGGTTAATGAGAGCAATGAATTCATTAGCTGAAGCTGATTTATCATTAATAGTTATTGATGCAACTCAAGAAGAAGTTTCTCATTTTGACTCACGTATAATTGGATATGCTTTAGAACATGAAAAACCAGTTATTATTGTTATAAATAAGTGAGACCTTGTGGAAAAAGAAACAAATACAATGGCACAATACGAAAAGAAACTAAGAAATAAATTCCACTTTGTACCATGAGTTCCATTTGTATTTATTTCAGCTAAATATAATCAAAGACTTAATAAATTGTACGACACCATTAATATGGTTAGAACTAATTTAGAAAGAGAAATTAAACCAGCAATGCTTTCTAATCTGATAATGGATATTCAAATGATTCAACCTGCTGTTCCATTTAATGGTGGTAGATTAAATATTTACTTTGTTCGTCAAGAAAAAGGTAAAATTCCTACATTCACATTCTTTGTTAATAATAAAAAATACTTACACTTTTCATATCAACGTTTCCTTGAAAATCAATTAAGAGAGACATTTGATTTTCGTGGATGTCCTATTAAAATGAATTTCAAAAACAAGCAAAATGCAATTGAATAA
- the der gene encoding ribosome biogenesis GTPase Der — protein sequence MKNTVAIIGKPNVGKSTFFNKLIGKKVSIVHDEPGVTRDRLYEKIHWAGKELKIIDTGGIEIENRPFQEQIQIQAKIAIEEADVIIFLFDGTSEITNDDMFIMNILRKSNKPIIAVANKLEDNQQFDYSWYKLGVKHIFPISALHGEGIGDVLNRCIEDLDFTEEESIETFNLAIIGKPNAGKSSLLNNLAKEERSIVSPIPGTTRDSVKSLVTIDDKVYNVIDTAGITKKSKLVESVDHYALMRAMNSLAEADLSLIVIDATQEEVSHFDSRIIGYALEHEKPVIIVINKWDLVEKETNTMAQYEKKLRNKFHFVPWVPFVFISAKYNQRLNKLYDTINMVRTNLEREIKPAMLSNLIMDIQMIQPAVPFNGGRLNIYFVRQEKGKIPTFTFFVNNKKYLHFSYQRFLENQLRETFDFRGCPIKMNFKNKQNAIE from the coding sequence ATGAAAAATACAGTTGCAATAATTGGAAAACCAAATGTAGGAAAAAGCACATTTTTCAACAAGCTAATAGGTAAAAAAGTTTCTATCGTGCATGATGAGCCAGGAGTTACTCGTGATAGATTATATGAAAAAATTCATTGAGCAGGCAAAGAACTTAAAATAATAGATACTGGTGGAATAGAAATAGAAAATAGACCATTTCAAGAGCAAATTCAAATACAAGCAAAAATAGCGATTGAAGAAGCTGATGTAATTATTTTCCTATTTGATGGTACAAGTGAAATTACTAATGATGATATGTTTATTATGAATATTTTAAGAAAATCAAATAAACCTATTATTGCTGTTGCTAATAAATTAGAGGATAATCAACAATTTGACTATTCATGATATAAATTAGGAGTGAAACATATTTTTCCGATTTCAGCACTTCATGGAGAAGGAATTGGTGATGTTTTAAATAGATGTATAGAAGATTTAGATTTCACAGAAGAAGAATCAATTGAAACATTTAATTTGGCTATTATTGGAAAACCAAATGCAGGAAAAAGCTCGCTTTTAAATAATCTAGCTAAAGAAGAACGTTCAATAGTTTCACCAATTCCTGGAACTACTCGTGATAGCGTTAAATCATTAGTAACAATTGATGATAAAGTTTACAATGTTATTGATACAGCTGGAATAACAAAAAAATCCAAACTAGTTGAATCAGTTGATCATTATGCTTTAATGAGAGCAATGAATTCATTAGCTGAAGCTGATTTATCATTAATAGTTATTGATGCAACTCAAGAAGAAGTTTCTCATTTTGACTCACGTATAATTGGATATGCTTTAGAACATGAAAAACCAGTTATTATTGTTATAAATAAGTGAGACCTTGTGGAAAAAGAAACAAATACAATGGCACAATACGAAAAGAAACTAAGAAATAAATTCCACTTTGTACCATGAGTTCCATTTGTATTTATTTCAGCTAAATATAATCAAAGACTTAATAAATTGTACGATACCATTAATATGGTTAGAACTAATTTAGAAAGAGAAATTAAACCAGCAATGCTTTCTAATCTGATAATGGATATTCAAATGATTCAACCTGCTGTTCCATTTAATGGTGGTAGATTAAATATTTACTTTGTTCGTCAAGAAAAAGGTAAAATTCCTACTTTTACATTCTTTGTTAATAATAAAAAATACTTACACTTTTCATATCAACGTTTCCTTGAAAATCAATTAAGAGAGACATTTGATTTTCGTGGATGTCCTATTAAAATGAATTTCAAAAACAAGCAAAATGCAATTGAATAA
- the cmk gene encoding (d)CMP kinase produces the protein MKVNIAIDGPSGAGKSTISKELAKRLGYTFINSGSVYRAIAYNANKKGIESHDTVNIIDSLEKGMIKLMPNDITLLRGVDISHDIRADYISKITPTVAKIPEVREFAVDFIQHMTRKHKGYIIDGRDTTFKIMPHAEVKIFLWASEEERARRRLEQNQALGYNTNFEEVLYEVKLRDAQDMNRAIDPLHKTADAILVDCTEMTPEEVINHILDIVANKIKQLEGNK, from the coding sequence ATGAAAGTGAATATAGCTATAGATGGACCTAGTGGTGCTGGTAAATCAACCATCTCAAAAGAATTAGCTAAACGTTTGGGATATACTTTTATTAATAGTGGAAGTGTATACCGTGCTATTGCTTATAATGCGAATAAAAAAGGAATTGAATCGCATGATACTGTTAATATAATTGATTCTTTAGAAAAAGGGATGATTAAATTAATGCCTAATGATATCACTTTATTAAGAGGTGTTGATATATCACATGATATAAGAGCTGATTATATTTCAAAAATAACTCCTACGGTAGCTAAAATACCAGAAGTAAGAGAATTTGCAGTTGATTTTATCCAACATATGACGAGAAAACATAAGGGTTACATTATTGATGGGCGTGATACAACTTTTAAAATTATGCCACATGCTGAGGTAAAAATATTTCTATGAGCTAGTGAAGAAGAAAGAGCTAGAAGAAGATTAGAACAAAATCAAGCTTTAGGATACAACACCAATTTTGAAGAAGTGCTTTATGAAGTTAAATTAAGAGATGCGCAAGATATGAATCGTGCCATTGACCCACTTCATAAAACAGCTGATGCAATATTGGTTGATTGTACAGAAATGACTCCTGAAGAAGTTATAAATCATATATTAGATATTGTTGCTAATAAAATAAAACAGCTGGAAGGAAATAAATAA
- the rlmB gene encoding 23S rRNA (guanosine(2251)-2'-O)-methyltransferase RlmB produces MYKKQNKDISQKYPKNKIETKKVVSKDNKVDTANKETLIWGKNSVLDAINSNLNISKIYINENFKKIKIKQNIPVEYVSKAILDQMSNNANHQGYIVAIKSINYSNIEQLIKAKPNIVLALDHIVDPQNLGAIIRTANAAGVKHILLPKDNSAEVNSTALKVASGGFVGINFYKVSSMSATLTKLKNNDYWIYATTLHDNSVNYASVSYPMHTVIVMGNEGSGVSKSVLAVSDQYIHINQYGTVQSLNVSVATGIVLFGYLNNFKK; encoded by the coding sequence ATGTATAAAAAACAAAATAAAGACATTTCACAGAAATATCCTAAAAATAAGATAGAAACCAAAAAAGTTGTATCAAAAGACAATAAAGTTGATACAGCCAATAAAGAAACATTAATCTGAGGTAAAAATTCAGTTCTAGATGCAATAAATAGTAATTTAAATATTTCTAAAATATATATTAATGAAAATTTTAAAAAAATAAAAATAAAGCAAAATATTCCTGTTGAATATGTATCTAAAGCAATATTAGATCAAATGTCAAATAATGCTAACCATCAAGGCTATATAGTTGCAATAAAATCAATTAATTATTCTAATATAGAACAATTAATTAAAGCAAAACCAAATATAGTATTAGCTTTGGATCATATAGTTGATCCGCAAAATTTAGGTGCTATTATTCGTACAGCAAATGCAGCTGGAGTAAAGCATATTTTACTACCTAAAGATAATAGTGCAGAAGTTAATTCGACAGCTTTAAAAGTTGCTTCTGGTGGATTTGTTGGAATAAATTTTTATAAAGTTAGTTCTATGTCAGCTACATTAACCAAACTTAAAAATAATGATTACTGGATTTATGCAACTACATTGCACGATAATTCAGTAAATTATGCTTCAGTATCATATCCAATGCATACTGTTATTGTTATGGGTAATGAAGGTAGCGGAGTATCCAAAAGTGTTCTGGCAGTTTCAGATCAATATATTCACATTAATCAATATGGAACAGTGCAATCGTTAAATGTTTCAGTAGCAACCGGAATTGTGCTATTTGGTTATTTAAATAATTTTAAGAAATAA